Proteins co-encoded in one Pyxidicoccus xibeiensis genomic window:
- a CDS encoding DUF4153 domain-containing protein: MTTSVPPTPTSFEALPVQPPLPAPSVLPQVRAPRPMVAAALGLGVLAEVLLDRSSWGISFPLMTVALLATLLFLGGRESWQRARPNAWLLVPLVVISSFVAVRANPWLMLLNVLTSGVLLLLLAHFWAAGRVQRLGLPGYALVAVGSFFKGMLYPPALVRDTVDLKSARKHAPRLLPFARGLLLALPVLAVFGVLLESADVAFASAMERLWSTDLWALFGSTLGRAFGALFAACVAAGVLGHALRRRKGRERGEDEVETVRPKLGLTEALTLILAVDALFLAFAGFQVAYLFIGGASSPAEGYTYAEYARRGFFELLVVSMLTLALVMALARWTRRESPLAEAAFRVGASLMVALTLVIVASAVKRMALYEDAFGYTRLRLFTHVFMLALGTVLAWRAVTLWWRPERFAIGAFVTALGAVVAVNAINPDALIVRLNLSRSTEYGHPDVDYLATLSLDAVPALTAAQDSAPGWRAQLLEGYADTLLVESGATWPEWNLSHWRARRALQAAGVAAR, from the coding sequence ATGACCACGTCTGTCCCTCCCACTCCCACGTCCTTCGAGGCGCTGCCCGTGCAGCCGCCCCTGCCCGCGCCCTCGGTGCTGCCCCAGGTGCGCGCGCCCCGTCCCATGGTGGCCGCCGCGCTGGGCCTGGGCGTCCTCGCGGAGGTGCTGCTGGACAGGTCCTCGTGGGGCATCTCCTTCCCGCTGATGACGGTGGCCCTGCTGGCGACGCTCCTCTTCCTGGGCGGCCGCGAGAGCTGGCAGCGCGCCCGGCCCAACGCGTGGCTCCTGGTGCCGCTCGTCGTCATCTCCAGCTTCGTGGCCGTGCGCGCCAACCCGTGGCTCATGCTGCTCAACGTGCTGACGTCGGGCGTGCTGCTGCTCCTCCTCGCGCACTTCTGGGCCGCGGGCCGGGTGCAGCGGCTGGGCCTGCCGGGCTACGCGCTGGTGGCGGTGGGCTCCTTCTTCAAGGGCATGCTGTACCCGCCCGCGCTCGTCCGGGACACGGTCGACCTCAAGTCCGCGCGCAAGCACGCGCCGCGCCTGCTGCCCTTCGCGCGCGGCCTGCTCCTTGCGCTGCCGGTGCTCGCCGTCTTCGGTGTGCTGCTGGAGTCCGCCGACGTGGCCTTCGCCTCGGCGATGGAGCGGCTGTGGTCCACGGACCTGTGGGCGCTGTTCGGCAGCACGCTGGGCCGCGCCTTCGGGGCGCTGTTCGCCGCGTGCGTGGCCGCGGGAGTGCTCGGTCATGCGCTGCGCCGCCGCAAGGGCCGGGAGCGGGGCGAGGACGAGGTGGAGACCGTCCGGCCGAAGCTGGGCCTCACCGAGGCGCTGACGCTCATCCTCGCGGTGGATGCCCTCTTCCTCGCGTTCGCCGGCTTCCAGGTGGCGTACCTCTTCATCGGCGGCGCGTCGTCCCCCGCCGAGGGCTACACATATGCGGAGTACGCGCGCCGCGGCTTCTTCGAGCTGCTCGTCGTGTCCATGCTCACCCTGGCGCTCGTCATGGCGCTGGCCCGGTGGACGCGCCGCGAGTCCCCGCTGGCCGAGGCCGCCTTCCGCGTGGGCGCTTCCCTCATGGTCGCGCTCACCCTGGTCATCGTCGCCTCGGCGGTGAAGCGCATGGCGCTCTACGAGGACGCCTTCGGCTACACCCGCCTGCGCCTCTTCACCCATGTCTTCATGCTCGCGCTGGGCACGGTGCTGGCGTGGCGCGCGGTGACGCTCTGGTGGCGCCCCGAGCGCTTCGCCATCGGCGCCTTCGTCACCGCGCTGGGCGCCGTGGTGGCGGTGAATGCCATCAACCCCGATGCGCTCATCGTCCGCCTCAACCTCTCGCGCTCCACCGAGTACGGCCACCCCGACGTCGACTACCTCGCCACCCTGTCCCTGGACGCGGTGCCGGCGCTGACGGCGGCCCAGGACTCGGCGCCCGGGTGGCGCGCGCAGCTGCTGGAGGGCTACGCCGACACGCTGCTCGTCGAGTCCGGCGCCACCTGGCCCGAGTGGAACCTGTCCCACTGGCGGGCGCGCCGGGCGCTCCAGGCCGCGGGCGTGGCGGCGCGGTAG
- a CDS encoding LytR/AlgR family response regulator transcription factor translates to MKPKLGVLLVDDERLARGELRTLLKPHPELEVVGEAADVEEAVQRIAELDPDVLFLDVQMPGASGFELLSRVEVRAQVVFVTAYDAHALRAFEVNALDYLLKPVHPQRLRATVERLLQHVGPELPGAGTGAARPLAVDDHLFLSGERRARFVQVGELACVCSAGDYSELVTRDGQRYLLPRPLAEWEARLPERQFVRIHRGTIVNLACVDRVETEPDEGLRVHVRGIATPFPMSRRYAAQLKLRLA, encoded by the coding sequence ATGAAGCCGAAGCTGGGCGTGCTGCTGGTGGACGACGAGCGGCTGGCGCGCGGCGAGCTGCGCACCCTGCTCAAGCCGCACCCGGAGCTGGAGGTGGTGGGCGAGGCGGCGGACGTGGAGGAGGCGGTGCAGCGCATCGCCGAGCTGGACCCGGATGTGCTGTTCCTGGACGTGCAGATGCCGGGGGCGTCCGGCTTCGAGCTGCTGTCGCGCGTGGAGGTGCGGGCGCAGGTGGTGTTCGTCACCGCGTACGACGCGCACGCGCTGCGGGCGTTCGAGGTGAATGCGCTGGACTACCTGCTCAAGCCCGTCCACCCGCAGCGACTGCGCGCCACGGTGGAGCGGCTGCTCCAGCACGTGGGGCCGGAGCTGCCGGGGGCGGGGACGGGGGCGGCCCGGCCGCTGGCGGTGGACGACCACCTGTTCCTTTCTGGCGAGCGCCGTGCCCGGTTCGTCCAGGTGGGCGAGCTGGCCTGTGTGTGCAGCGCGGGGGACTACTCGGAGCTGGTGACGCGGGACGGGCAGCGGTACCTGCTGCCGCGGCCGCTGGCGGAGTGGGAGGCTCGGCTGCCGGAGCGGCAGTTCGTCCGCATCCACCGGGGCACCATCGTCAACCTGGCCTGTGTCGACCGCGTAGAGACGGAGCCCGACGAGGGCCTGCGCGTCCACGTGCGCGGCATTGCCACCCCATTCCCCATGAGCCGCCGGTACGCGGCCCAGCTCAAGCTCCGGCTGGCCTGA
- a CDS encoding sensor histidine kinase, whose protein sequence is MRLGARFWRVQLWGWAVYGLTGYLLSLPNIADGDLHGHLRAASWKLLRSVLGLGISVLMTGALSRLWARRPPVWALGLVNLGLLSALSVAWLALLRLAFGHAPVFHPDFGHELFNYAIVLVAWSALFLGYMYRLDLEEERERALRALALATEARWKMLRYQVNPHFLFNALNSIRALVDEEPGRARQMITELADFFRYSLLETQARDVPLGDELRAVRSYLEIQRIRFEERLCVSFDVEPRAEEVRLPGFLIHPLVENAVKHGLDTRKGPVELRIRAAVVGNVLEVEVANTGRWVEPGAPSPVVGTGTGLANVRERLEHAFPGRHRFGLREDDGWVRASLSVELGKREAA, encoded by the coding sequence ATGCGGCTCGGCGCGCGGTTCTGGAGGGTCCAGCTCTGGGGATGGGCGGTGTACGGGCTCACGGGCTACCTGCTGTCGCTCCCCAACATCGCGGACGGCGACCTGCATGGGCACCTGCGCGCCGCCTCGTGGAAGCTGCTGCGCTCCGTGCTGGGGCTGGGCATCAGCGTGCTGATGACGGGGGCCCTCTCGCGGCTGTGGGCCCGCCGCCCGCCGGTGTGGGCGCTGGGGCTGGTGAACCTGGGGCTGCTGTCCGCGCTGTCCGTGGCGTGGCTGGCGCTGCTGCGGCTCGCGTTCGGCCATGCGCCTGTCTTCCACCCGGACTTCGGGCACGAGCTGTTCAACTACGCCATCGTCCTGGTGGCGTGGAGCGCGCTGTTCCTCGGCTACATGTACCGGCTGGACCTGGAGGAGGAGCGCGAGCGGGCGCTGCGGGCCCTGGCGCTGGCCACCGAGGCGCGGTGGAAGATGCTGCGCTACCAGGTCAACCCGCACTTCCTCTTCAACGCGCTCAACTCCATCCGCGCGCTGGTGGACGAGGAGCCGGGCCGGGCGCGGCAGATGATTACCGAGCTGGCCGACTTCTTCCGCTACTCGCTGCTGGAGACGCAGGCGCGGGACGTGCCGCTGGGCGACGAGCTGCGCGCGGTGCGCAGCTACCTGGAAATCCAGCGCATCCGCTTCGAGGAGCGACTGTGTGTCAGCTTCGACGTGGAGCCGCGCGCGGAGGAGGTGCGGCTGCCGGGCTTCCTCATCCACCCGCTGGTGGAGAACGCGGTGAAGCACGGGCTGGACACGCGCAAGGGGCCGGTGGAGCTGCGCATCCGCGCCGCCGTGGTGGGCAACGTGTTGGAGGTGGAGGTGGCCAACACGGGGCGCTGGGTGGAGCCCGGGGCGCCGTCCCCGGTGGTGGGCACGGGCACGGGGCTGGCCAACGTGCGCGAGCGGCTGGAGCACGCCTTCCCGGGCCGGCACCGCTTCGGGCTGCGCGAGGACGACGGCTGGGTGCGCGCGTCCCTGTCCGTGGAGCTGGGGAAGCGGGAGGCCGCATGA
- a CDS encoding nuclear transport factor 2 family protein, which translates to MKKHIGSAVAVGVVTVGSLLGAGAATGASASAAEEAGARKAVELYLKGHATGTQEPFREAFHPDMKMLFNRDGVFTQWTAAEYLAKVKGQPAPDEARRKRRIVSLDVTGDVGVAKVVLDYPEALLTDYLTVMKVDGTWRIVNKVFHREAR; encoded by the coding sequence ATGAAGAAGCACATCGGAAGCGCCGTTGCCGTGGGAGTCGTCACCGTGGGAAGCCTGCTGGGGGCCGGCGCCGCAACGGGCGCATCCGCCAGCGCGGCGGAGGAGGCCGGCGCGCGCAAGGCGGTGGAGCTGTACCTGAAGGGCCATGCCACCGGGACGCAGGAGCCGTTTCGCGAGGCCTTCCATCCGGACATGAAGATGCTCTTCAACCGTGACGGCGTCTTCACGCAGTGGACCGCGGCGGAGTACCTCGCGAAGGTGAAGGGCCAGCCCGCGCCGGACGAGGCGCGCCGCAAGCGCCGCATCGTCAGCCTGGACGTCACCGGGGACGTGGGCGTGGCGAAGGTGGTCCTCGACTACCCGGAGGCCCTGCTGACGGACTACCTGACGGTGATGAAGGTCGACGGCACCTGGAGAATCGTCAACAAGGTGTTCCACCGGGAGGCGCGGTAG
- a CDS encoding arsenate-mycothiol transferase ArsC has translation MKKVIFACVHNAGRSQMAAAFFNVLSDPDKARAVSAGTQPGERVHPEVLETMQDIGIDLSSSKPRLLTDELARDAQWLITMGCGEACPYVPGLQREDWPLEDPKGKTVQQVERIRDEVAARVAGLLEREGWMRAG, from the coding sequence ATGAAGAAGGTCATCTTCGCCTGTGTGCACAATGCCGGCCGTTCGCAGATGGCGGCGGCGTTCTTCAATGTGCTGTCGGACCCGGACAAGGCCCGTGCGGTGTCCGCGGGGACGCAGCCGGGGGAGCGCGTGCATCCGGAAGTGCTGGAGACGATGCAGGACATCGGCATCGACCTGTCGTCCTCGAAGCCCCGGCTGCTGACGGACGAGCTGGCGCGGGACGCGCAGTGGCTCATCACCATGGGGTGCGGCGAGGCCTGCCCCTACGTGCCCGGGCTGCAGCGCGAGGACTGGCCGCTGGAGGACCCGAAGGGCAAGACGGTGCAGCAGGTGGAGCGCATCCGCGACGAGGTGGCCGCGCGCGTGGCGGGCCTGCTGGAGCGCGAGGGCTGGATGCGCGCCGGGTAG
- a CDS encoding TerC/Alx family metal homeostasis membrane protein translates to MQDIPTWIWVVFWGVVLALLAVDLVAHRGRHGESHRAAVSWTVVWIAAGLSFNLLVWYVLGGRAAQEYLAAYFIEKSLSLDNVFVFLVIFRSLAVPPRSQHQVLFLGIFGALVFRALFIFLGAAALERWHWVAYVFGGILLVTAWRVFREDPSQQVENKAVKWLAHRLPVTQDLHGKKFLVRLADGRRVATPLLLALLGLELTDILFAVDSVPAAFAVTQDTFIIYSSNAFAILGLRALYLLLAGTVGTLRYLHYGLAGVLAFAGGKMVLERWVHVGPLTSVAIIAALIGGSVWASRRAQKRDVARRTVASGPEARERPGPTRSTEVEA, encoded by the coding sequence ATGCAGGACATTCCCACATGGATATGGGTGGTCTTCTGGGGCGTGGTGCTCGCACTGCTCGCCGTGGACCTGGTCGCCCACCGGGGCCGGCATGGCGAGTCCCACCGCGCCGCCGTCAGCTGGACCGTGGTGTGGATTGCGGCGGGGCTGAGCTTCAACCTGCTCGTCTGGTACGTGCTCGGAGGCCGCGCCGCGCAGGAGTACCTGGCGGCGTACTTCATCGAGAAGAGCCTCAGCCTCGACAACGTCTTCGTCTTCCTCGTCATCTTCCGCAGCCTGGCCGTGCCTCCGCGCTCGCAGCACCAGGTGCTCTTCCTGGGCATCTTCGGGGCGCTCGTCTTCCGGGCCCTCTTCATCTTCCTGGGCGCGGCGGCGCTGGAGCGCTGGCACTGGGTGGCCTACGTCTTCGGCGGCATCCTGCTCGTCACCGCGTGGCGCGTCTTCCGGGAGGACCCGTCGCAGCAGGTGGAGAACAAGGCCGTGAAGTGGCTGGCGCACCGGCTGCCGGTGACGCAGGACCTGCACGGCAAGAAGTTCCTCGTGCGGCTCGCGGACGGGCGCCGGGTGGCCACGCCGCTGCTGCTGGCGCTGCTGGGCCTGGAGCTGACGGACATCCTCTTCGCGGTGGACTCGGTGCCGGCCGCCTTCGCGGTGACGCAGGACACCTTCATCATCTACAGCTCCAACGCCTTCGCCATCCTCGGCCTGCGGGCGCTGTACCTGCTGCTGGCCGGCACGGTGGGCACGCTGCGCTACCTCCACTACGGGCTGGCCGGAGTGCTGGCCTTCGCCGGAGGGAAGATGGTGCTGGAGCGGTGGGTGCACGTCGGCCCGCTCACCTCCGTGGCCATCATCGCCGCGCTGATTGGCGGCTCGGTGTGGGCCAGCCGCCGCGCCCAGAAGCGCGACGTGGCCCGGCGTACGGTGGCGTCCGGACCTGAAGCGCGGGAGCGCCCCGGCCCCACGCGCTCCACCGAGGTGGAGGCGTAG
- a CDS encoding MFS transporter, which translates to MSETGTLGESQGTQRALWADAGWRRWVAASSAARLSGTMAAFALLLAGEAATGSYASGAWMASAYAFGAAVAAPVRGRGMDRRRLPEGLLGPMLGMAGLSLALAVACTVRAPLPLLLGLSLLLGVVPAGVFGAYRALMPTLLPPRLLEPAFSIDAVLIEVQWVVGPPLVGALALVHPALALVTMAACNAGGALLNRRMPTREPPPASTAPGERVSLAPFRTGLPGLVYLGVVANGVSWGLVDAAIPPRLEEVGARAESWGLLAALLSATSAAGGLLAANTRRPGSDAGALRRGLLYLSLWGVLLVPTGLMGQAWGIGLWLGAAGFFLAPQTALFISLLQRRLPADRHAEGFALFNAGWALGIGAGSAVAAVLLDVASPQLAMLLSGAAPVVVALVGRLSRHTRADSP; encoded by the coding sequence ATGTCGGAGACGGGAACGCTCGGGGAGTCACAGGGGACGCAGCGCGCCCTCTGGGCGGACGCGGGCTGGCGCCGCTGGGTGGCGGCCTCGTCCGCCGCGCGGCTGAGCGGGACGATGGCCGCCTTCGCGCTGCTGCTGGCGGGCGAGGCGGCGACGGGCTCCTATGCCTCCGGCGCGTGGATGGCCAGCGCCTATGCCTTCGGGGCCGCGGTGGCGGCGCCCGTGCGGGGGCGCGGCATGGACCGGCGCCGGCTGCCGGAGGGGCTGCTCGGGCCGATGCTGGGGATGGCGGGGCTGAGCCTCGCGCTGGCGGTGGCCTGCACGGTTCGCGCGCCGCTGCCGCTCCTGCTGGGGCTGTCGCTGCTGTTGGGCGTGGTGCCCGCGGGCGTCTTCGGCGCCTACCGCGCGCTGATGCCCACGCTGCTGCCGCCCCGGCTGCTGGAGCCGGCCTTCTCCATCGACGCGGTGCTCATCGAGGTGCAGTGGGTGGTGGGCCCGCCGCTGGTGGGCGCGCTGGCGCTGGTGCACCCCGCCCTGGCGCTGGTGACGATGGCGGCGTGCAACGCGGGCGGCGCGCTGCTCAACCGGCGCATGCCCACGCGCGAGCCTCCTCCGGCCTCCACCGCCCCCGGCGAGCGCGTGTCGCTGGCGCCCTTCCGCACCGGGCTGCCGGGCCTCGTGTACCTCGGCGTCGTCGCCAACGGGGTGAGCTGGGGGCTGGTGGATGCGGCCATTCCTCCGCGCCTGGAAGAGGTGGGCGCGCGAGCGGAGTCCTGGGGCCTGCTGGCCGCGCTGCTGTCCGCCACCAGCGCGGCGGGCGGCCTGCTGGCGGCGAACACGCGGCGGCCCGGCTCGGACGCGGGGGCGCTGCGGCGGGGGCTGCTGTACCTGTCGCTGTGGGGCGTGTTGCTGGTGCCCACCGGCCTCATGGGCCAGGCGTGGGGCATCGGCCTGTGGCTGGGCGCGGCGGGCTTCTTCCTCGCCCCGCAGACGGCGCTCTTCATCTCCCTGCTCCAGCGGCGGCTGCCGGCGGACCGGCACGCGGAGGGCTTCGCCCTCTTCAACGCGGGCTGGGCGCTGGGCATCGGCGCGGGCAGCGCGGTAGCGGCGGTGCTGCTGGACGTCGCCAGCCCCCAGCTGGCCATGCTGCTGTCCGGGGCCGCGCCCGTGGTGGTGGCGCTGGTGGGCCGGCTGTCGCGCCACACGCGGGCGGACAGTCCCTGA
- a CDS encoding PAS domain S-box protein, with protein sequence MNPRVTSPSFLSELLAARSGDIVLRWRARVGEALGAGPLPPAEQRERLPELVDLLVGLLRESDLASGLERARTIGGRHGRERYQAGSDVTTVVREYSLLRDAILEVLEEEGQALEPGGPRVVHQVLDACLAEAVAQYAGAHECVLRGTEAKLHDILDHAPAAIYAKGPGGHYLFVNRSFEQATGLRRHDVVGHTDAELFPPEIASVFSANDQQVLATGQPLTSNEWVPQQDGVHVYHSLKFPLRAGRGPAAGVAGISTDTTEALRLERERDEAREHLRRVITRLPVVLWSTDSRGTITLFEGAGLKAIGMERGQLVGRSTFDVYADRPDLLDATRRAQQGESFVLEIQMGGAWFMTHVLPVEGPDGRVESVAGVSLDITDRHRAEEVLRQSETRYRLATLATSDVIYDFQLETGDIAWSELAERQFRLPKEHPRLDIDWWTASIHPEDRERVSRNIQAAIDRGSAHWTDEYRFLRGDGTWAVIADRGHVVSDARGRATRMVGAMQDITERRAAEEEAKRRAEFEKLLIGIVSHDLRNPISAITMAATALLRHERLEERHRKTVGRILSSAERAARMLHDVLDFTQARMGGGIPIQPRPLDLHELTRQVVDEVQLAHPERRVEVACSGDGRGLWDADRLAQVITNLVNNALSYSPEEHPVRVRTHGTREAVALAVHNLGPPIPPELRPRLFEPMKRAEHNKEARDSRGLGLGLFIVKHIVDAHGGVLRVHSTPHEGTTFLVRLPRRQAEQWASDEPEPH encoded by the coding sequence ATGAACCCTCGCGTAACCTCTCCGAGCTTCCTCTCCGAGCTGCTGGCGGCCCGGTCCGGGGACATCGTCCTGCGCTGGCGGGCGCGAGTGGGCGAGGCGCTGGGGGCGGGCCCGCTGCCTCCAGCGGAGCAGCGCGAGCGCCTGCCGGAGCTGGTGGACCTGCTGGTGGGCCTGCTGCGGGAGTCGGACCTGGCATCCGGCCTGGAGAGGGCCCGGACCATTGGCGGCAGGCACGGACGCGAGCGCTACCAGGCGGGCAGTGACGTCACCACGGTGGTGCGCGAGTACTCGCTGCTGCGCGACGCCATCCTGGAGGTGCTGGAGGAGGAGGGGCAGGCCCTGGAGCCCGGAGGGCCGCGCGTGGTCCACCAGGTGCTCGACGCGTGCCTCGCGGAGGCGGTGGCGCAGTACGCCGGAGCGCACGAGTGCGTGCTGCGCGGCACCGAGGCGAAGCTGCACGACATCCTCGACCACGCGCCGGCCGCCATCTACGCCAAGGGCCCTGGAGGGCACTACCTCTTCGTCAACCGCTCCTTCGAGCAGGCCACCGGCCTGCGGCGCCACGACGTGGTGGGCCACACGGACGCGGAGCTGTTCCCTCCGGAGATAGCGTCGGTCTTCAGCGCCAATGACCAGCAGGTGCTCGCCACCGGCCAGCCGCTGACCTCGAACGAGTGGGTGCCGCAGCAGGACGGCGTGCACGTCTATCACTCGCTCAAGTTCCCCCTGCGGGCTGGACGGGGCCCCGCAGCCGGGGTGGCCGGCATCTCCACCGACACCACCGAGGCGCTGCGCCTGGAGCGCGAGCGGGACGAGGCGCGCGAGCACCTGCGGCGCGTCATCACCCGGCTCCCCGTCGTCCTCTGGTCCACGGACTCGCGCGGCACCATCACCCTCTTCGAGGGCGCGGGGCTGAAGGCCATTGGCATGGAGCGGGGACAGCTGGTGGGTCGCTCCACCTTCGACGTCTACGCGGACCGGCCGGACCTGCTGGACGCCACCCGGCGCGCGCAGCAGGGAGAGTCCTTCGTCCTGGAAATCCAGATGGGGGGCGCCTGGTTCATGACGCACGTCCTCCCCGTCGAGGGACCCGATGGCCGGGTGGAGAGCGTGGCGGGCGTGTCGCTGGACATCACCGACCGCCACCGGGCCGAGGAGGTGCTGCGCCAGTCGGAGACGCGCTACCGGCTGGCCACCCTGGCCACCAGCGACGTCATCTATGACTTCCAGCTGGAGACCGGTGACATCGCCTGGAGCGAGCTGGCGGAGCGCCAGTTCCGCCTGCCGAAGGAGCATCCGCGGCTGGACATCGACTGGTGGACCGCGAGCATCCACCCCGAGGACCGGGAGCGGGTGAGCCGCAACATCCAGGCCGCCATCGACCGGGGCAGCGCGCACTGGACGGACGAGTACCGCTTCCTCCGGGGGGATGGCACCTGGGCCGTCATCGCGGACCGGGGGCACGTGGTGAGCGACGCCCGGGGCCGCGCCACGCGCATGGTGGGCGCCATGCAGGACATCACCGAGCGGCGGGCCGCCGAGGAGGAGGCGAAGCGGCGGGCCGAGTTCGAGAAGCTCCTCATCGGCATCGTCAGCCACGACTTGCGCAACCCCATCTCCGCCATCACCATGGCCGCCACGGCGCTCCTGCGGCACGAGCGGCTGGAGGAGCGGCACCGGAAGACGGTGGGCCGCATCCTCTCCAGCGCCGAGCGGGCCGCGCGCATGCTGCATGACGTGCTGGACTTCACCCAGGCGCGCATGGGCGGCGGCATCCCCATCCAGCCCCGGCCGCTGGATTTGCACGAGCTGACGCGGCAGGTGGTGGACGAGGTGCAGCTGGCCCACCCCGAGCGCCGGGTGGAGGTCGCGTGCAGCGGCGACGGCCGCGGCCTGTGGGACGCGGACCGGCTGGCGCAGGTCATCACCAACCTGGTGAACAACGCCCTCAGCTACAGCCCGGAGGAGCACCCGGTGCGGGTGCGCACGCACGGCACCCGTGAGGCGGTGGCGCTGGCCGTCCACAACCTGGGGCCGCCCATTCCCCCGGAGCTGCGCCCCCGCCTGTTCGAGCCGATGAAGCGCGCGGAGCACAACAAGGAGGCGCGCGACAGCCGGGGGCTGGGCCTGGGCCTGTTCATCGTGAAGCACATCGTGGACGCGCACGGCGGGGTGCTGCGCGTGCACTCCACGCCGCACGAGGGCACCACCTTCCTGGTGCGCCTGCCCCGCCGGCAGGCCGAGCAGTGGGCCTCCGACGAGCCCGAGCCCCACTGA
- a CDS encoding thermonuclease family protein produces the protein MRALSAVLSCLLLACGDDASAPCGPDTGRVAEVIDGDTVVLEGGERVRYLLADTPESAGGAKDCFGAEAHAFNRGLVEGRRVALAYGEACSDRFGRLLAYVSVDGREVNTLLVERGHACVLHVPPAGSARRAEFQALEAQARHARRGVWGACAPVPCGR, from the coding sequence ATGCGCGCCCTGAGTGCCGTGCTGTCCTGCCTGCTCCTGGCCTGCGGTGACGACGCGAGCGCCCCCTGTGGCCCGGACACCGGCCGGGTGGCGGAGGTCATCGACGGTGACACCGTCGTCCTCGAGGGCGGCGAGCGCGTCCGCTACCTGCTCGCGGACACCCCGGAGAGCGCGGGGGGCGCGAAGGACTGCTTCGGCGCGGAGGCCCACGCCTTCAACCGCGGCCTCGTCGAGGGACGGCGGGTGGCGCTGGCGTACGGCGAGGCGTGCTCGGACCGCTTCGGCCGGCTGCTCGCGTACGTGTCCGTGGACGGGCGCGAGGTGAACACGCTCCTGGTGGAGCGGGGCCATGCCTGTGTCCTGCACGTGCCACCGGCGGGGAGTGCCCGGCGCGCGGAGTTCCAGGCGCTGGAAGCCCAGGCCCGGCACGCGAGGCGGGGGGTGTGGGGTGCCTGCGCGCCGGTGCCTTGTGGGCGGTGA